The following proteins are co-located in the Camelina sativa cultivar DH55 chromosome 12, Cs, whole genome shotgun sequence genome:
- the LOC104730374 gene encoding cytidine deaminase 7-like has protein sequence MAQQPNLSSYFQPQNATIANDQYKFVFTVNEAISEGVTEHKRLPELIQKAMSLARAPISTYKVGAVGRASSGQVYLGVNVDFPGLPLHHSIHAEQFLVANLALNFEEGLSHLAVAVSTDGIEFGTPCGHCCQFLLEISNAPEIKILTRSSKHVEGSLTSLKRLLTDRFTPDRILPNGTPFLLEKRDNCLSLPISASGETLAAEYYCYHLKRKALAAANNSFSPYTDSPSGVALLDDKGNVYSGWYIESVASNPSLGPVQAALVDFVARGRGKGFDKIVGAVLVEKNDARVSQEGTAKMLLETIADRNCFFKVFHCYVMP, from the coding sequence ATGGCACAACAGCCCAACCTCTCATCTTATTTCCAACCTCAAAACGCGACAATAGCAAACGATCAGTACAAGTTCGTTTTCACTGTAAACGAAGCAATATCGGAAGGCGTCACCGAACACAAGAGACTTCCAGAGCTGATACAAAAGGCGATGTCACTCGCTCGGGCTCCAATCTCTACGTACAAAGTCGGAGCCGTCGGACGCGCATCATCGGGTCAGGTCTACTTAGGCGTCAATGTCGACTTCCCAGGTCTTCCTCTTCACCACTCCATCCACGCCGAGCAGTTCCTCGTCGCCAACCTCGCCCTCAACTTCGAGGAAGGCCTCAGTCATTTAGCCGTTGCCGTCTCTACTGACGGCATCGAATTCGGCACGCCGTGCGGACACTGCTGCCAGTTTCTTTTGGAGATCAGCAACGCACCTGAAATCAAGATCCTGACCAGATCATCAAAGCATGTAGAAGGATCATTGACGAGCCTTAAACGCCTCCTTACGGACAGGTTCACACCCGACAGAATCCTCCCGAACGGTACCCCTTTCCTTCTCGAGAAGCGCGATAACTGCCTCAGCCTCCCGATTTCTGCCTCAGGAGAGACTCTAGCCGCGGAATATTACTGTTACCATCTGAAGAGGAAGGCTCTAGCCGCGGCAAACAATTCGTTCTCGCCGTACACTGACTCTCCGTCGGGAGTGGCGCTGCTTGACGACAAGGGGAATGTGTACAGTGGATGGTACATTGAGTCAGTAGCGTCTAACCCTAGTTTGGGGCCGGTACAAGCTGCGCTGGTTGATTTCGTGGCTCGTGGCCGAGGCAAAGGGTTCGATAAGATCGTCGGAGCAGTCCTGGTGGAAAAGAATGATGCGAGGGTGAGTCAAGAGGGCACCGCGAAGATGCTCTTAGAGACTATCGCAGATCGCAACTGCTTTTTCAAAGTCTTCCATTGCTACGTGATgccataa
- the LOC104733224 gene encoding cytidine deaminase 6-like, with amino-acid sequence MAQENKFVYTPSKAATVGIHGPRDLPKLMKKAILLARVPISKFKVGVVGLTSKCKVFLGVNVEFEGVPLHHSIHGEQFLVTNLALNSVEEELTHIAVSNDGTKFGAPCGHCRQFYQELGTLPKVKILIQKPDEGKDEYMSIESLMPESFGPEYLLPKDYPLLLAHRDNKLVLLDTEEICSDSEKCPHLKCRALAAANKSYAPYSKSTSGVALKCDDKVYRGWYLESAAYNPSLGPVQAALVDFVARSGGKEFEDITEAVLVEKHDATTVIQEDTTRIFLKKIAPNCDFKVLRCKKP; translated from the exons atggCACAAGAGAACAAGTTCGTATACACCCCTAGCAAAGCAGCAACAGTGGGCATCCACGGCCCCCGTGACCTTCCAAAGCTGATGAAGAAGGCCATTCTTCTCGCTCGGGTTCCAATCTCCAAATTCAAAGTTGGAGTCGTTGGACTCACATCAAAGTGTAAGGTCTTCTTAGGCGTCAATGTCGAATTCGAAGGCGTTCCTCTTCACCACTCCATCCACGGAGAGCAATTCCTCGTCACCAACCTCGCTCTCAACTCCGTGGAAGAAGAGCTCACTCATATAGCCGTCTCCAATGACGGTACCAAATTTGGTGCGCCATGTGGCCACTGCCGCCAGTTCTATCAGGAATTGGGCACCCTTCCTAAAGTCAAAATCCTGATCCAAAAACCAGACGAGGGCAAAGACGAGTACATGAGCATCGAGAGCCTCATGCCGGAGAGTTTCGGCCCTGAATATCTCCTCCCGAAAGACTACCCTCTCCTTCTCGCGCACCGCGATAACAAACTCGTCCTCTTGG ATACCGAAGAGATTTGCTCTGATTCAGAGAAGTGTCCCCATCTAAAGTGCAGGGCTCTAGCGGCGGCGAACAAATCGTACGCGCCGTACAGCAAATCTACGTCTGGAGTGGCGCTGAAGTGCGATGACAAAGTGTACAGAGGATGGTACCTTGAATCAGCTGCGTATAACCCAAGTTTAGGGCCAGTACAAGCTGCGCTGGTTGATTTCGTGGCTCGTAGCGGAGGCAAAGAATTCGAGGATATCACTGAAGCGGTCCTGGTGGAGAAGCATGATGCGACGACGGTGATTCAAGAGGACACGACGAGGATTTTCTTGAAGAAGATTGCCCCTAACTGCGATTTCAAGGTCCTCCGTTGCAAGAAGCCCTAA
- the LOC104730377 gene encoding uncharacterized protein LOC104730377 isoform X1 yields the protein MSKTCKFLSLRSNPLPPFGPFLSSAGNYRFLRASSALSLLTTASKPFHRWIRASSRRRLVLGGFGGASLWMMNNNNNMSGSFGGKSFIASARQTNPSPVEQALNKVDWPDTFPFKEEDFQRYDESSDSTFYEAPRFVTHIDDPAIAALTKYYSKVLPQNETPGVSILDMCSSWVSHYPAGYKQERIAGMGLNEEELKRNPVLTEYIVQDLNLNPKLPFEDNSFQVITNVVSVDYLTKPLEVFREMNRILKPGGLALMSFSNRCFFTKAISIWTSTGDADHALIVGSYFHYAGGFESPQAVDISPNPGRSDPMYVVYSRKLPTA from the exons ATGTCCAAAACTTGTAAATTTCTCAGCCTCAGATCTAATCCTCTGCCTCCGTTTGGACCGTTTCTCTCCTCCGCCGGAAATTACCGTTTCCTCCGAGCTTCCTCTGCTCTCAGTCTCCTGACGACTGCTTCGAAACCTTTCCACCGTTGGATCCGCGCTTCTTCACGTCGCCGGTTAGTTCTCGGTGGTTTTGGCGGTGCTTCGTTGTGgatgatgaacaacaacaacaacatgtccGGTAGTTTTGGCGGTAAATCTTTCATTGCTTCCGCGAGGCAGACGAATCCTTCTCCCGTCGAACAG GCGTTGAATAAGGTGGATTGGCCCGATACTTTCCcattcaaagaagaagatttccaaCGATACGATGA GTCGTCTGATTCAACGTTCTATGAAGCTCCAAGGTTTGTGACACACATTGATGATCCAGCCATAGCTGCATTGACAAAGTATTACTCAAAGGTTTTGCCTCAGAACGAAACTCCTGGAGTGAGCATACTCGATATGTGTAGCAGTTGG GTCAGTCATTATCCAGCTGGATATAAGCAAGAACGAATAGCTGGAATGGGTTTGAACGAAGAAGAGCTTAAGCGCAATCCG GTTCTCACCGAGTACATAGTCCAAGACTTAAATCTCAATCCTAAGCTGCCTTTTGAAGACAATTCTTTCCAAGTTATTACCAATGTG GTAAGTGTGGATTATCTTACAAAGCCACTTGAAGTTTTCAGGGAAATGAACAGAATCCTCAAGCCTGGGGGACTAGCTCTAATGAG CTTTTCAAACCGTTGCTTCTTTACTAAAGCAATCTCGATATGGACATCAACTGGTGATGCAGATCATGCTCTCATTGTCGGATCATACTTTCATTACGCCGGAGGATTCGAATCTCCACAG GCCGTTGATATATCTCCAAATCCAGGGCGTTCAGATCCAATGTACGTTGTTTACTCAAGAAAACTCCCCACGGCTTAA
- the LOC104730377 gene encoding uncharacterized protein LOC104730377 isoform X2 — MSKTCKFLSLRSNPLPPFGPFLSSAGNYRFLRASSALSLLTTASKPFHRWIRASSRRRLVLGGFGGASLWMMNNNNNMSGSFGGKSFIASARQTNPSPVEQALNKVDWPDTFPFKEEDFQRYDESSDSTFYEAPRFVTHIDDPAIAALTKYYSKVLPQNETPGVSILDMCSSWVSHYPAGYKQERIAGMGLNEEELKRNPVLTEYIVQDLNLNPKLPFEDNSFQVITNVSVDYLTKPLEVFREMNRILKPGGLALMSFSNRCFFTKAISIWTSTGDADHALIVGSYFHYAGGFESPQAVDISPNPGRSDPMYVVYSRKLPTA; from the exons ATGTCCAAAACTTGTAAATTTCTCAGCCTCAGATCTAATCCTCTGCCTCCGTTTGGACCGTTTCTCTCCTCCGCCGGAAATTACCGTTTCCTCCGAGCTTCCTCTGCTCTCAGTCTCCTGACGACTGCTTCGAAACCTTTCCACCGTTGGATCCGCGCTTCTTCACGTCGCCGGTTAGTTCTCGGTGGTTTTGGCGGTGCTTCGTTGTGgatgatgaacaacaacaacaacatgtccGGTAGTTTTGGCGGTAAATCTTTCATTGCTTCCGCGAGGCAGACGAATCCTTCTCCCGTCGAACAG GCGTTGAATAAGGTGGATTGGCCCGATACTTTCCcattcaaagaagaagatttccaaCGATACGATGA GTCGTCTGATTCAACGTTCTATGAAGCTCCAAGGTTTGTGACACACATTGATGATCCAGCCATAGCTGCATTGACAAAGTATTACTCAAAGGTTTTGCCTCAGAACGAAACTCCTGGAGTGAGCATACTCGATATGTGTAGCAGTTGG GTCAGTCATTATCCAGCTGGATATAAGCAAGAACGAATAGCTGGAATGGGTTTGAACGAAGAAGAGCTTAAGCGCAATCCG GTTCTCACCGAGTACATAGTCCAAGACTTAAATCTCAATCCTAAGCTGCCTTTTGAAGACAATTCTTTCCAAGTTATTACCAAT GTAAGTGTGGATTATCTTACAAAGCCACTTGAAGTTTTCAGGGAAATGAACAGAATCCTCAAGCCTGGGGGACTAGCTCTAATGAG CTTTTCAAACCGTTGCTTCTTTACTAAAGCAATCTCGATATGGACATCAACTGGTGATGCAGATCATGCTCTCATTGTCGGATCATACTTTCATTACGCCGGAGGATTCGAATCTCCACAG GCCGTTGATATATCTCCAAATCCAGGGCGTTCAGATCCAATGTACGTTGTTTACTCAAGAAAACTCCCCACGGCTTAA